In Streptomyces sp. RFCAC02, the following proteins share a genomic window:
- a CDS encoding HTTM domain-containing protein, translated as MTAAPPPAAPPSPFKGLSRGFDAAVARGIGHVTRRTLGPHQSAVVRIGFAATMLLFLLREWPNRDTLYGPGSPWGLDLATRFVDSNQAFTVLLWSHSTVWFECVYHTTLLACVALLLGWRTRFSSIVFMVGVLSLQNRSVFMGDGGDNVIHLMAMYLTLTRCGRVWSLDARREARRQDGDGDDPVGVTLWVASGVGLLLSLTSGKLDSWIWAAFLCGMWAVHAVWWLLRRYAPGEPRVVADIIANLVHNAAIAVIMCEVCLIYAAAGWYKIQGSRWQDGTAVYYPMHLDYFTPWPWLSDLLSQNGWIILVMSYMTVFVQVGFVFALLNRRAKNILLFVMVGEHIGIAVLMGLPFFSLAMIAMDSVFLPTAFLLWGGSRVRAVAERLRLLPRPAPAGVPAPRDGAVQAPVPGPRPAVPDRASERW; from the coding sequence ATGACCGCCGCCCCGCCGCCCGCCGCCCCGCCGTCGCCGTTCAAGGGCCTGAGCCGGGGATTCGACGCGGCCGTCGCCCGGGGCATCGGCCATGTCACCCGCCGCACGCTCGGCCCGCACCAGAGCGCGGTCGTGCGGATCGGCTTCGCCGCGACGATGCTGCTGTTCCTGCTGCGCGAGTGGCCCAACCGCGACACGCTGTACGGCCCGGGCAGCCCCTGGGGCCTCGACCTCGCGACCCGCTTCGTCGACAGCAACCAGGCGTTCACCGTCCTGCTGTGGTCGCACTCCACGGTCTGGTTCGAGTGCGTCTACCACACCACACTCCTCGCGTGCGTGGCCCTGCTCCTCGGCTGGCGGACGCGGTTCAGTTCCATCGTGTTCATGGTCGGCGTCCTGTCCCTCCAGAACCGCAGCGTCTTCATGGGGGACGGCGGCGACAACGTCATCCACCTCATGGCCATGTACCTCACGCTCACCCGCTGCGGACGCGTCTGGTCCCTGGACGCGCGCCGCGAGGCGAGGCGGCAGGACGGGGACGGGGACGATCCCGTCGGCGTCACGCTGTGGGTCGCCTCGGGCGTCGGGCTGCTGCTGTCCCTCACCTCGGGGAAGCTGGACAGCTGGATCTGGGCCGCCTTCCTCTGCGGCATGTGGGCCGTGCACGCCGTCTGGTGGCTGCTCCGCCGGTACGCGCCGGGGGAGCCGCGCGTCGTCGCCGACATCATCGCGAACCTCGTCCACAACGCGGCGATCGCCGTGATCATGTGCGAGGTGTGCCTGATCTACGCCGCCGCCGGCTGGTACAAGATCCAGGGCTCGCGCTGGCAGGACGGCACCGCCGTCTACTACCCCATGCACCTCGACTACTTCACGCCGTGGCCCTGGCTGTCGGACCTCCTGTCGCAGAACGGCTGGATCATCCTCGTGATGAGCTACATGACCGTCTTCGTACAGGTCGGGTTCGTCTTCGCGCTGCTCAACCGGCGGGCCAAGAACATCCTGCTCTTCGTGATGGTCGGCGAGCACATCGGCATCGCGGTGCTGATGGGGCTGCCGTTCTTCTCGCTGGCGATGATCGCGATGGACAGCGTGTTCCTGCCGACCGCGTTCCTGCTGTGGGGCGGGTCGCGGGTGCGCGCGGTGGCGGAACGGCTGCGGCTGCTGCCCCGGCCCGCTCCCGCGGGCGTCCCGGCACCGCGGGACGGCGCGGTGCAGGCGCCGGTGCCGGGACCGCGCCCGGCGGTGCCCGACCGGGCGTCCGAACGGTGGTGA
- a CDS encoding TrmH family RNA methyltransferase — MNDAADRWRELAAGPAVLLDGFHALKHAVRFGAEVPLAVTSDKPAALALAADLAPDVAPALDALLTPVPAAVLAALVTRPHPTGVAALAVPAPREPVRDAPVVVLDNPRHLGNIGAVVRLAAGAGAGGVLTTGTADPWHPAVLRAAAGLHWATAVRRCTTAELPPGPLYALDPDGADLRTVTIEDGALLAFGSERAGLSPAVRARATTLLALPMRPRVSSYNLATSVAMTLYHWMARRPPA, encoded by the coding sequence GTGAACGATGCCGCGGACCGCTGGCGGGAGCTGGCGGCCGGTCCCGCGGTGCTCCTCGACGGCTTCCACGCGCTGAAGCACGCCGTACGGTTCGGCGCCGAGGTCCCGCTCGCCGTCACCTCCGACAAACCGGCGGCGCTCGCCCTCGCCGCCGACCTGGCGCCGGACGTGGCACCCGCCCTGGACGCGCTGCTGACGCCCGTGCCGGCCGCCGTGCTCGCCGCGCTCGTCACGCGCCCGCACCCCACGGGTGTCGCGGCGCTCGCCGTCCCCGCGCCCCGTGAACCGGTCCGCGACGCCCCCGTCGTCGTCCTCGACAACCCCCGCCACCTCGGCAACATCGGTGCCGTCGTCCGCCTCGCCGCCGGCGCGGGCGCGGGCGGCGTCCTCACCACCGGCACCGCCGACCCCTGGCACCCGGCGGTCCTGCGCGCGGCGGCCGGGCTGCACTGGGCGACGGCCGTGCGCCGGTGCACGACCGCCGAGCTGCCCCCCGGTCCCCTCTACGCCCTCGACCCGGACGGCGCGGACCTGCGGACCGTGACGATCGAGGACGGCGCGCTGCTGGCGTTCGGTTCCGAACGGGCCGGCCTGTCCCCCGCCGTGCGCGCCCGCGCGACCACCCTGCTCGCGCTTCCCATGCGCCCACGGGTGTCCAGCTACAACCTCGCCACCAGCGTCGCCATGACGCTCTACCACTGGATGGCGCGGCGCCCGCCGGCCTGA
- a CDS encoding HAD family hydrolase, protein MIRAVLFDVGECLVDESREWDGWAAWLGVPRHTFSTQFGVTIAQGREHWDTFKIFKPGFDLARERAKRDAVDQPEWFGENDLYPDVRITIRLLRQAGLLVGVAANQSEATTIILRRLFESTVDLIATSYDTGGIEKPDPRFFQIMAQALRLEPHEVLYVGDRLDEDIRPAGAAGLQTALINRGPWGLTHRFDPDADTLPTMRIDGLRELNEGIAKYNAGAH, encoded by the coding sequence ATGATTCGAGCCGTGTTGTTCGACGTCGGTGAGTGCCTGGTGGACGAGAGCCGCGAGTGGGACGGCTGGGCCGCCTGGCTGGGCGTGCCGCGCCACACGTTCTCGACGCAGTTCGGGGTGACGATCGCCCAGGGCAGGGAGCACTGGGACACGTTCAAGATCTTCAAGCCGGGCTTCGACCTGGCACGTGAGCGGGCCAAGCGCGACGCCGTGGACCAGCCGGAGTGGTTCGGCGAGAACGACCTGTACCCGGACGTCCGGATCACCATCCGACTCCTGCGGCAGGCCGGTCTGCTGGTCGGAGTGGCCGCCAACCAGTCGGAGGCGACGACGATCATCCTCCGCCGGCTGTTCGAGAGCACCGTGGACCTGATCGCCACCTCGTACGACACGGGCGGCATCGAGAAGCCGGACCCCCGGTTCTTCCAGATCATGGCGCAGGCCCTGCGGCTCGAACCCCACGAGGTCCTCTACGTCGGGGACCGGCTCGACGAGGACATCCGCCCGGCCGGCGCGGCCGGACTGCAGACGGCGCTGATCAACCGGGGTCCGTGGGGGCTCACCCACCGCTTCGACCCCGATGCCGACACGCTGCCGACCATGCGCATCGACGGACTGCGCGAGCTGAACGAGGGCATCGCCAAGTACAACGCGGGCGCCCACTGA
- a CDS encoding nitric oxide synthase oxygenase encodes MTTDRLIPATSPRYVPDWRTPDWREAEDFLRMFHVEHPDQPVPLDMRLRQIREHLDRTGTYRHTQEELEFGARVAWRNAGRCIGRLYWKSLRVVDRRDAVTADEVFQGLCDHLRLATNQGRIRPVLSVFAPATPYRSAPRVWNSQLIRYAGYRDAWGGTVGDGAHIDFTDAVRRLGWQAPGGWFDILPLVVQTHDDRPRLYDVPRELVLEVPLTHPDLPAFDALGLRWHAVPAISNMRLSIGGIDYPLAPFNGWYMGTEIGARNLVDADRYNLLPVMAGILGLDTSSETTLWRDRALVELNVAVLHSFERAGVKIADHHTESRRFLTHIEREEAQGRIVPADWSWIVPPVSGGLTPVYHRYYDEADQLPNFFLDDDARARARGAGCPVAHAPAGYSPGGGASPYSGSPAGS; translated from the coding sequence ATGACCACCGACCGCCTCATACCCGCCACCTCGCCCCGGTACGTCCCCGACTGGCGGACGCCCGACTGGCGCGAGGCCGAGGACTTCCTGCGGATGTTTCACGTGGAACATCCCGATCAGCCCGTTCCGCTCGACATGCGTCTGCGGCAGATCCGGGAGCACCTGGACCGCACCGGCACCTACCGGCACACCCAGGAGGAGCTGGAGTTCGGCGCGCGCGTCGCCTGGCGCAACGCCGGCCGGTGCATAGGGCGGTTGTACTGGAAGAGCCTGCGCGTCGTGGATCGCCGGGACGCCGTCACCGCCGACGAGGTGTTCCAGGGGCTCTGCGACCACCTCCGGCTCGCCACCAACCAGGGCCGGATCCGCCCCGTCCTCTCCGTCTTCGCCCCCGCCACGCCGTACCGCTCCGCCCCCCGCGTCTGGAACAGCCAGCTCATCCGGTACGCCGGCTACCGCGACGCCTGGGGCGGCACCGTCGGCGACGGCGCCCACATCGACTTCACGGACGCCGTGCGGCGCCTCGGCTGGCAGGCGCCGGGCGGCTGGTTCGACATCCTGCCGCTCGTCGTCCAGACCCATGACGACCGGCCCCGGCTCTACGACGTGCCGCGCGAGCTGGTGCTCGAAGTGCCGCTCACCCACCCGGACCTGCCCGCGTTCGACGCCCTGGGGCTGCGCTGGCACGCCGTCCCCGCCATCTCGAACATGCGGCTGTCCATCGGCGGCATCGACTACCCGCTCGCCCCGTTCAACGGCTGGTACATGGGCACCGAGATCGGCGCGCGCAACCTGGTGGACGCCGACCGGTACAACCTCCTGCCCGTCATGGCCGGCATCCTCGGCCTCGACACCAGCAGCGAGACGACCCTGTGGCGGGACCGCGCCCTGGTCGAGCTGAACGTCGCGGTCCTGCACTCCTTCGAACGGGCCGGGGTCAAGATCGCCGACCATCACACCGAGTCCCGCCGCTTCCTCACCCACATCGAACGCGAGGAGGCCCAGGGGCGGATCGTCCCGGCCGACTGGAGCTGGATCGTCCCGCCCGTGTCCGGCGGCCTCACCCCCGTCTACCACCGGTACTACGACGAGGCCGACCAGCTCCCCAACTTCTTCCTCGACGACGACGCGCGCGCACGCGCCCGGGGTGCCGGCTGCCCGGTCGCCCACGCCCCCGCCGGCTACTCCCCGGGCGGCGGCGCCTCCCCGTACAGCGGCTCCCCCGCCGGCTCGTAG
- a CDS encoding dihydrofolate reductase family protein, with protein sequence MRLTLTQFMTLDGVTQGPGGREEDPSGGFDLGGWSMPFVDEDFGRWINGWFRQADAFLLGRRTYDIFAGHWPRVTDPADPIASRLNGLPKYVVSRTLHHPEWGGTSVLNEDVLGQIAELKRQEGRELQVHGSTALARFLLAHGVVDELRLFVHPVVLGGGRRFFAEGEAPAALRLRESGTTHSGVAVLVYEPAGEPLYGEAPPPGE encoded by the coding sequence ATGCGGTTGACGCTGACGCAGTTCATGACACTGGACGGGGTGACGCAGGGGCCGGGTGGCCGGGAGGAGGACCCGAGCGGGGGGTTCGATCTGGGCGGCTGGTCCATGCCGTTCGTGGACGAGGACTTCGGGCGGTGGATCAACGGCTGGTTCCGGCAGGCGGACGCGTTCCTGCTCGGGCGGCGGACCTACGACATCTTCGCCGGCCACTGGCCGCGCGTCACCGACCCGGCCGACCCGATCGCGTCCCGGCTGAACGGGCTGCCGAAGTACGTCGTCTCGCGCACGCTGCACCACCCCGAGTGGGGCGGCACCTCCGTGCTGAACGAGGACGTGCTCGGCCAGATCGCCGAGCTCAAGCGGCAGGAGGGGCGTGAGCTGCAGGTCCACGGCAGCACCGCGCTGGCGCGCTTCCTGCTGGCGCACGGGGTGGTGGACGAACTGCGGCTGTTCGTCCACCCCGTGGTCCTCGGCGGCGGACGGCGGTTCTTCGCCGAGGGGGAGGCGCCGGCGGCCCTGCGGCTGCGGGAGAGCGGTACGACGCACTCGGGGGTCGCCGTGCTCGTCTACGAGCCGGCGGGGGAGCCGCTGTACGGGGAGGCGCCGCCGCCCGGGGAGTAG
- a CDS encoding NTP transferase domain-containing protein, producing MTPYDALVLAGGDARRLGGADKPAVPVGGRSLLDRVLGACAGARRTVVVGPRRATPGRTVVWTREEPPGGGPLPALAAGLAHTDAPVVAVLAADLPFLALPAIDALRAALAEDPDADAALLTDPGGRDQPLTAVYRAEPLRRELALAAAEYGTLTGLPLHLPLTGLGLRRLPAAEVPGADTSDCDTWADIAAARARIRDHGRVLDEWIAAVKTELGIDPDVDTTVLLDVARDAAHSVARPAAPLSTFLVGYAAALHGMSPAEAARKVAALAQRWDEESAPAGESPGQPGTGGAHP from the coding sequence ATGACGCCTTACGACGCGCTGGTCCTGGCCGGCGGCGACGCCCGCCGCCTCGGCGGCGCCGACAAACCCGCCGTGCCCGTCGGCGGGCGGTCCCTGCTGGACCGCGTGCTCGGCGCCTGCGCCGGCGCCCGCCGCACGGTCGTCGTCGGCCCCCGCCGCGCCACCCCGGGCCGCACCGTCGTCTGGACACGGGAGGAGCCGCCCGGCGGCGGCCCCCTGCCCGCCCTCGCGGCCGGCCTCGCCCACACCGACGCGCCGGTCGTCGCCGTGCTGGCGGCGGACCTTCCGTTCCTCGCGCTCCCGGCGATCGACGCCCTCCGCGCCGCCCTCGCGGAGGACCCGGACGCCGACGCCGCCCTCCTCACCGACCCCGGGGGCCGCGACCAGCCCCTCACGGCCGTCTACCGCGCCGAACCCCTGCGCCGCGAACTCGCCCTCGCCGCCGCCGAGTACGGCACGCTCACCGGCCTGCCCCTCCACCTGCCGCTCACCGGCCTCGGCCTGCGCCGCCTCCCCGCCGCCGAGGTGCCGGGCGCCGACACCTCCGACTGCGACACCTGGGCGGACATCGCAGCGGCCCGCGCCAGGATCAGGGACCATGGACGGGTGCTGGACGAATGGATCGCAGCGGTCAAGACCGAACTGGGCATCGACCCCGACGTGGACACCACGGTGCTGCTCGACGTCGCCCGTGACGCCGCCCACTCCGTGGCGCGCCCGGCGGCGCCCCTGAGCACCTTCCTCGTCGGCTACGCGGCGGCCCTCCACGGGATGTCGCCGGCGGAGGCGGCCCGCAAGGTGGCGGCGCTCGCGCAGCGCTGGGACGAGGAGTCCGCCCCGGCCGGCGAGAGCCCCGGACAGCCGGGCACCGGGGGCGCGCACCCGTGA
- a CDS encoding molybdopterin molybdotransferase MoeA, with protein MALANGPAAAATVTPALRPPAAPPPPAAAPAPERHEPPPAPPSWETARATAYRAARPLSPRRLPLDLALGHTLAAPLVALTDLPAFDTSAMDGWAVAGPGPWRVLSTGDARGVLAGGGAGPRLADGEAVAIATGARVPRGTTAVLRAERGSAAAGRLTGAHPLPGTDIRARGQECRTGTELLPARTTLTPAALGLAAAAGYDQLVVRPRPRVEVLVLGDELLHRGLPHDGRIRDALGPMTGPWLTALGAQTLVTRRLGDDAEALHEAISTSRADLVVTTGSTARGPVDHLRATLDRLGAHLLVSGVAVRPGHPMLLAELPSGLPLVGLPGNPLAAVSGLLTLAAPLLRGLADQPAPPERPAALTDPVRGHPRDTRLVPVVCPEPGLARPIGFTGPAMLRGIAAASALAVIPPGGAQARDRVRLLDLPQA; from the coding sequence CTGGCCCTCGCCAACGGGCCGGCCGCCGCCGCGACGGTCACCCCGGCGCTCCGCCCGCCGGCCGCGCCGCCCCCGCCCGCGGCGGCGCCCGCCCCCGAGCGCCACGAGCCGCCGCCCGCACCCCCGTCGTGGGAGACGGCGCGCGCGACCGCGTACCGCGCGGCCCGGCCGCTGTCCCCGCGCCGCCTGCCGCTCGACCTCGCGCTCGGCCACACCCTGGCCGCGCCGCTCGTCGCGCTCACGGACCTCCCCGCGTTCGACACCTCCGCCATGGACGGCTGGGCCGTCGCCGGCCCGGGACCCTGGCGCGTGCTGTCCACCGGCGACGCGCGGGGCGTCCTCGCCGGCGGCGGCGCAGGCCCGCGCCTGGCCGACGGGGAGGCCGTCGCGATCGCCACCGGCGCGCGCGTCCCGCGCGGCACGACGGCCGTGCTGCGGGCCGAACGGGGGAGTGCCGCGGCCGGCCGCCTCACCGGCGCGCACCCCCTCCCCGGCACCGACATCCGCGCCCGCGGACAGGAGTGCCGCACCGGCACCGAACTCCTCCCGGCCCGCACCACGCTGACGCCCGCCGCGCTCGGCCTCGCCGCCGCCGCCGGCTACGACCAGCTCGTCGTCCGCCCCCGCCCCCGCGTCGAGGTCCTCGTCCTCGGCGACGAACTCCTCCACCGCGGCCTCCCGCACGACGGCCGCATCCGTGACGCCCTCGGCCCCATGACCGGCCCCTGGCTCACGGCACTCGGCGCCCAGACGCTCGTCACCCGGCGCCTCGGCGACGACGCCGAGGCCCTCCACGAGGCGATCAGCACGAGCCGCGCCGATCTCGTCGTCACCACCGGTTCGACGGCGCGCGGCCCGGTGGACCACCTGCGGGCGACGCTGGACCGCCTCGGCGCCCACCTCCTCGTCAGCGGCGTCGCCGTCCGCCCGGGGCACCCGATGCTCCTGGCCGAACTGCCCTCCGGCCTCCCCCTCGTCGGCCTGCCGGGCAACCCGCTCGCCGCCGTCTCCGGGCTCCTCACCCTCGCCGCGCCCCTCCTGCGGGGCCTGGCCGACCAGCCCGCGCCACCGGAGCGCCCGGCCGCCCTCACGGACCCGGTACGGGGCCACCCGCGCGACACGCGGCTCGTGCCGGTAGTGTGCCCCGAGCCCGGTCTTGCGCGGCCCATCGGTTTCACCGGACCGGCGATGCTGCGCGGCATCGCCGCCGCGTCGGCACTGGCCGTCATCCCGCCCGGCGGCGCGCAGGCGCGTGACCGGGTCCGTCTCCTCGACCTCCCCCAGGCATGA